A part of Pseudomonas sp. HR96 genomic DNA contains:
- the rsgA gene encoding small ribosomal subunit biogenesis GTPase RsgA, whose amino-acid sequence MAKRQLNRRQNWRIEKIQGERAARAAKRESQTLETLEGGDLGPEQTGLVIAHFGVQVEVEATEGELAGQVFRCHLRANLPALVTGDTVVWRAGNQGIGVIVAQLPRNTELCRPDSRGQLKPVAANVDLIVIVFAPMPEPHANLIDRYLVAAEHAGIHPLLLLNKADLIDEQNAPALNALLAVYRQLGYPLLEVSAHHGDGMQQLQARLDGHISVFVGQSGVGKSSLVNSLLPEVQTRVGPLSELSGQGTHTTTTARLFHFPGGGELIDSPGIREFGLGHVSRADVEAGFIEFNDLLGTCRFRDCKHDREPGCALLMALEDGRVQQQRMNSYRSIIASLPQETY is encoded by the coding sequence ATGGCCAAACGCCAGCTCAATCGTCGCCAGAATTGGCGCATCGAAAAAATTCAGGGCGAGCGCGCCGCCCGCGCCGCCAAACGCGAATCGCAGACCCTCGAAACCCTGGAAGGCGGCGACCTGGGCCCGGAGCAGACCGGCCTGGTGATCGCTCACTTCGGCGTGCAGGTGGAAGTCGAGGCCACCGAAGGCGAACTGGCCGGCCAGGTGTTCCGCTGCCACCTGCGGGCCAACCTGCCGGCGCTGGTGACCGGCGACACCGTGGTCTGGCGCGCCGGCAACCAGGGCATCGGCGTGATCGTCGCGCAGCTGCCGCGCAACACCGAGCTGTGCCGCCCCGACAGCCGCGGGCAGCTCAAGCCGGTGGCCGCCAACGTCGACCTCATCGTGATCGTCTTCGCGCCGATGCCCGAACCCCACGCCAACCTGATCGACCGCTACCTGGTGGCGGCCGAGCATGCCGGCATCCACCCCTTGCTGTTGCTGAACAAGGCCGACCTGATCGACGAGCAGAACGCCCCCGCGCTCAATGCGCTGCTGGCGGTGTATCGCCAACTGGGGTATCCGCTGCTGGAGGTGTCGGCGCATCACGGCGACGGCATGCAACAGCTGCAGGCACGCCTGGACGGCCACATCAGTGTGTTCGTCGGGCAGTCCGGGGTCGGCAAGTCATCGCTGGTCAACAGCCTGCTGCCGGAGGTGCAGACCCGCGTCGGGCCGTTGTCCGAGCTGTCGGGCCAAGGCACGCACACCACCACCACCGCGCGCCTGTTTCACTTCCCCGGCGGCGGCGAACTGATCGACTCCCCCGGCATCCGTGAATTCGGCCTGGGCCACGTCAGCCGCGCCGATGTCGAGGCCGGTTTCATCGAGTTCAACGACCTGCTCGGCACCTGCCGCTTTCGCGACTGCAAGCACGACCGCGAGCCGGGTTGTGCCTTGTTGATGGCACTGGAAGATGGCCGTGTGCAGCAGCAGCGGATGAACAGCTATCGCTCGATCATCGCCAGCTTGCCGCAAGAGACCTATTGA